A genomic stretch from Georgenia muralis includes:
- a CDS encoding alpha-E domain-containing protein has translation MLSRIAESLFWIGRYVERADDTARLLDVQLQVLLEDPWVDEDAHSRSVLAIMGFPLPPVDEPVGRRHLLDTLAYDRTAPGSIAGALVAARESARRARETISTELWECLNTTWNALPAMTHGRSAYDYFQWVRERAAIVAGIVDSSTSRDETWEFLVLGRSLERADMTARLVASRTVSGTGGASWVSLLRSGGAYEAFLRTYRGRVGDVQAAQFLLLDRYLPRSIVHALDRAEQCLAELEPAVRLPGVREDAGRTLGRARSHLEYLPVTDLQTNLLGEMEAVQVACSQASDHIRARYFLAEPAVWMGEHL, from the coding sequence GTGCTGAGCCGGATCGCCGAGTCGCTGTTCTGGATCGGTCGCTACGTCGAGCGCGCCGACGACACCGCCCGCCTCCTCGACGTCCAGCTCCAGGTCCTCCTCGAGGACCCCTGGGTCGATGAGGACGCCCACTCCCGCTCCGTGCTGGCCATCATGGGCTTCCCGCTGCCGCCGGTGGACGAGCCCGTGGGGCGGCGCCACCTCCTGGACACCCTCGCCTACGACCGCACCGCGCCCGGCTCCATCGCCGGCGCCCTGGTCGCGGCGCGCGAGAGCGCTCGGCGGGCCCGCGAGACGATCTCCACCGAGCTGTGGGAGTGCCTCAACACCACCTGGAACGCCCTGCCCGCCATGACCCACGGGCGCAGCGCCTACGACTACTTCCAGTGGGTCCGCGAACGGGCCGCGATCGTCGCGGGCATCGTCGACTCCTCGACCTCGCGGGACGAGACCTGGGAGTTCCTCGTGCTCGGCCGGTCCCTCGAGCGGGCGGACATGACCGCCCGCCTCGTCGCCTCCCGGACCGTCAGCGGCACGGGCGGGGCGAGCTGGGTCTCCCTCCTGCGCTCCGGCGGTGCGTACGAGGCGTTCCTGCGGACCTACCGCGGCCGCGTCGGGGACGTCCAGGCCGCCCAGTTCCTGCTCCTCGACCGGTACCTGCCGCGCTCGATCGTCCACGCTCTGGACCGGGCCGAGCAGTGCCTGGCCGAGCTCGAGCCGGCCGTGCGCCTGCCCGGTGTCCGGGAGGACGCCGGGCGCACCCTCGGCCGGGCCCGCTCGCACCTGGAGTACCTGCCCGTGACGGACCTGCAGACCAACCTGCTCGGGGAGATGGAGGCGGTCCAGGTGGCCTGCAGCCAGGCGTCGGACCACATCCGGGCCCGCTACTTCCTGGCCGAGCCGGCCGTGTGGATGGGGGAGCACCTGTGA
- a CDS encoding circularly permuted type 2 ATP-grasp protein encodes MDLFDGYPAGAAWDEMIEPDGVRVPYRHVYDTLRGLSADELMARADALARSYLAQGITFDVGGEERPFPLDTVPRVVTADEWDALAPGVAQRVRALEALLDDVYGRQRVIADGVLPRSAVVSSAHFTRAARGIEPPNGVRVHVAGIDVIRDAADTWRVLEDNVRVPSGVSYVLSNRRAMAQSFPELFASLRVRPVADYPRRLLHALIASAPDGVDDPVVVVLTPGVYNSAYYEHSLLARSMGVELVEGRDLFVAGGRVYMRTTGGRRRVDVIYRRVDDDFIDPVVFRSDSLLGCPGLMGVARAGNVTIANAVGNGVADDKLIYTYVPDLIRYYLGEEPLISNVDTWRLEEPTALEEVCDRLEELVVKPVDGSGGKGILIGPAATRQEVDAARDRLRADPRGWIAQPVIQLSTVPTLAGEHVRPRHVDLRPFAVNDGENVWVLPGGLTRVALQEGQLVVNSSQGGGSKDTWVIGHRRTPPPPPAPPVHGELVVPVGVPRDSDAADTVRVQSEQQQQSGVAPC; translated from the coding sequence ATGGACCTCTTCGACGGCTATCCCGCCGGGGCGGCGTGGGACGAGATGATCGAGCCCGACGGCGTCCGGGTGCCGTACCGCCACGTGTACGACACGCTGCGCGGGCTCAGCGCGGACGAGCTCATGGCCCGCGCCGACGCGCTCGCCCGGTCCTACCTCGCCCAGGGCATCACCTTCGACGTGGGCGGCGAGGAGCGGCCCTTCCCGCTGGACACGGTCCCGCGCGTCGTCACCGCGGACGAGTGGGACGCCCTCGCCCCCGGCGTGGCGCAGCGGGTCCGTGCGCTCGAGGCGCTGCTCGACGACGTCTACGGCCGCCAGCGGGTCATCGCCGACGGCGTCCTGCCGCGCTCGGCCGTCGTCTCCTCGGCGCACTTCACGCGCGCGGCACGGGGCATCGAACCGCCCAACGGGGTCCGCGTGCACGTCGCGGGGATCGACGTCATCCGCGACGCCGCGGACACCTGGCGGGTGCTCGAGGACAACGTCCGGGTCCCCTCGGGGGTCAGCTACGTCCTGTCCAACCGGCGCGCCATGGCGCAGTCCTTCCCCGAGCTCTTCGCGAGCCTGCGGGTGCGCCCGGTCGCGGACTACCCGCGCCGGCTCCTGCACGCGCTCATCGCCTCCGCCCCCGACGGCGTGGACGACCCCGTCGTCGTCGTCCTCACCCCCGGGGTGTACAACTCCGCCTACTACGAGCACTCCCTCCTCGCGCGCTCCATGGGCGTCGAGCTCGTCGAGGGCCGCGACCTCTTCGTCGCCGGCGGACGCGTGTACATGCGCACGACGGGCGGCCGGCGCCGGGTGGACGTCATCTACCGCCGGGTCGACGACGACTTCATCGACCCGGTCGTCTTCCGCTCCGACTCGCTCCTGGGCTGCCCCGGGCTCATGGGCGTGGCGCGGGCGGGCAACGTCACCATCGCCAACGCCGTCGGCAACGGGGTCGCCGACGACAAGCTCATCTACACCTACGTCCCGGACCTCATCCGGTACTACCTGGGCGAGGAGCCGCTCATCAGCAACGTCGACACCTGGCGCCTGGAGGAGCCGACGGCGCTGGAGGAGGTCTGCGACCGGCTCGAGGAGCTGGTGGTCAAGCCCGTGGACGGATCCGGCGGCAAGGGCATCCTCATCGGTCCGGCCGCCACCCGCCAGGAGGTCGACGCGGCCCGCGACCGGCTCCGCGCCGACCCGCGCGGCTGGATCGCCCAGCCCGTCATCCAGCTCTCCACCGTGCCCACCCTCGCGGGCGAGCACGTGCGGCCCCGGCACGTGGACCTGCGCCCGTTCGCCGTCAACGACGGCGAGAACGTGTGGGTGCTGCCCGGCGGCCTGACGCGGGTGGCCCTGCAGGAGGGCCAGCTCGTGGTCAACTCCTCCCAGGGCGGTGGGTCGAAGGACACATGGGTCATCGGGCACCGCCGGACGCCACCACCTCCTCCCGCGCCGCCGGTGCACGGTGAGCTGGTCGTGCCTGTCGGGGTGCCCCGCGACTCCGACGCCGCCGACACCGTCCGGGTGCAGAGCGAGCAGCAGCAGCAGAGCGGGGTGGCCCCGTGCTGA
- the rpsT gene encoding 30S ribosomal protein S20, translated as MANIKSQKKRILTNEKARLRNKAVKSELKTYVRRVREAVLAGDKDSASEALRAAGRKLDKAVSKGVIHANQAANRKSKLARSVEKI; from the coding sequence GTGGCGAACATCAAGTCCCAGAAGAAGCGCATCCTCACCAACGAGAAGGCGCGGCTGCGCAACAAGGCCGTGAAGTCCGAGCTCAAGACGTACGTGCGTCGGGTTCGCGAGGCCGTTCTCGCCGGTGACAAGGACTCGGCGTCGGAGGCCCTGCGGGCCGCCGGGCGCAAGCTCGACAAGGCTGTCAGCAAGGGCGTCATCCACGCCAACCAGGCTGCCAACCGCAAGTCGAAGCTGGCCCGCTCCGTCGAGAAGATCTGA
- a CDS encoding MFS transporter, whose product MDEAAATTARDTGGLSRSQRLDRLPFTTEHRRLLVGSGIGWALDAMDVGLISFVMAALSVQWGLNPTQLSLVGSIGFVGMALGASLGGLLADRVGRRNVFALTLLVYGLATGASALVTSLAALLALRLVVGLGLGSELPVASTLVSEYAPARIRGRLVVILEAFWAVGWLAAALIGYFVVSASDDGWRWALALGAVPALYALYVRRAIPESVRFLESRGRVAEAEDAVRRFEGARPVFPQSATAATAGAGPVGAPASTGPAGAAGAPASTGPAAGGPVGARLRTLWARPLRVRTAGLWIVWFFLNFAYYGAFTWLPTLLVASGLGMVRSFEYTVVITAAQLPGYALAAYLIEAWGRRPTLAAFLTGAAGASFLFATATTPAGVVAAGCLMSFFALGAWGSLYAVTPEMYPTAVRGTGAGWAAGFGRIASILAPLSVPFLDRSGGIWLIFTVFAAAFLLAAGGSLLLKEKRGLTLED is encoded by the coding sequence ATGGACGAAGCGGCCGCGACGACCGCCCGGGACACCGGCGGCCTCAGCCGTTCGCAGCGGCTCGACCGGCTGCCCTTCACGACCGAGCACCGGCGCCTGCTCGTCGGGTCGGGCATCGGGTGGGCGCTGGACGCCATGGACGTCGGACTCATCTCCTTCGTCATGGCCGCGCTGTCGGTGCAGTGGGGCCTCAACCCCACCCAGCTGAGCCTCGTGGGATCGATCGGCTTCGTCGGGATGGCCCTGGGCGCCTCGCTCGGTGGTCTGCTGGCGGACCGGGTCGGCCGCCGCAACGTCTTCGCCCTGACCCTCCTCGTCTACGGGCTCGCGACCGGCGCGTCGGCGCTGGTGACCTCGCTCGCGGCCCTCCTCGCCCTCCGTCTCGTCGTCGGTCTGGGGCTCGGCTCGGAGCTGCCCGTCGCGTCGACCCTGGTGAGTGAGTACGCCCCCGCCAGGATCCGCGGCCGTCTGGTGGTCATCCTCGAGGCGTTCTGGGCGGTGGGCTGGCTCGCCGCGGCGCTCATCGGCTACTTCGTCGTCTCCGCGTCCGACGACGGCTGGCGCTGGGCGCTGGCCCTCGGCGCGGTGCCGGCCCTGTACGCCCTCTACGTGCGCCGCGCGATCCCCGAGTCGGTCCGGTTCCTCGAGTCGCGCGGCCGGGTCGCCGAGGCCGAGGACGCGGTCCGCCGGTTCGAGGGCGCCAGGCCCGTCTTCCCCCAAAGCGCCACGGCCGCGACGGCGGGCGCGGGCCCGGTCGGTGCACCGGCCTCGACGGGTCCGGCGGGTGCGGCGGGTGCACCGGCCTCGACGGGTCCCGCGGCCGGTGGCCCGGTCGGGGCGCGGCTGCGGACGCTGTGGGCGCGACCGCTGCGCGTGCGGACGGCGGGGTTGTGGATCGTGTGGTTCTTCCTCAACTTCGCCTACTACGGCGCCTTCACGTGGCTTCCCACGCTCCTCGTCGCCTCCGGTCTGGGCATGGTCCGCTCCTTCGAGTACACGGTCGTCATCACCGCGGCCCAGCTGCCCGGGTATGCGCTCGCCGCCTACCTCATCGAGGCGTGGGGCCGTCGGCCGACCCTCGCGGCGTTCCTCACCGGCGCGGCCGGGGCCTCGTTCCTCTTCGCCACCGCGACGACCCCCGCGGGGGTCGTGGCGGCCGGGTGCCTGATGTCCTTCTTCGCCCTCGGGGCGTGGGGGTCGCTCTATGCCGTGACACCGGAGATGTACCCCACGGCCGTGCGCGGGACCGGGGCGGGCTGGGCTGCCGGGTTCGGCCGGATCGCGTCGATCCTCGCGCCGCTCTCCGTGCCGTTCCTCGACCGGTCCGGCGGGATCTGGCTGATCTTCACCGTCTTCGCCGCCGCGTTCCTGCTGGCCGCCGGCGGGTCGCTCCTCCTCAAGGAGAAGCGCGGCCTCACCCTGGAGGACTGA
- a CDS encoding transglutaminase family protein, with protein sequence MTRLHVVHRTTFAYAHPVRVSYNELRMRPAAMLGQRVVESTLTVAPETWRSEYRDYWGTRVDAVEVLTPHESLTFVADSRVERDAAPQRVHGTEWASLAAPALTDRMSEMLMVSATTSPPPDLCELARDAAAGLGVHDGAVAVCEALRGEMEYVPGVTGVHTRAAEAWEARKGVCQDIVHLAVGTLRSLGIPARYVSGYLHPLAGAGTGEVAVGQSHAWVEFWSGDWYGFDPTNRIDVGPHHVLVARGREYRDVPPVRGVFSGGGRSTQHVEVLMTLEE encoded by the coding sequence GTGACCCGCCTGCACGTGGTGCACCGCACCACCTTCGCCTACGCCCACCCCGTGCGCGTGTCCTACAACGAGCTGCGGATGCGCCCGGCCGCGATGCTCGGCCAGCGGGTCGTGGAGTCCACCCTCACCGTCGCCCCGGAGACGTGGCGCAGCGAGTACCGGGACTACTGGGGCACGAGGGTCGACGCCGTCGAGGTCCTCACCCCGCACGAGAGCCTCACGTTCGTCGCGGACTCCCGCGTCGAGCGCGACGCGGCGCCGCAGCGGGTCCACGGCACCGAGTGGGCGAGCCTGGCCGCCCCGGCCCTGACCGACCGGATGAGCGAGATGCTCATGGTCTCGGCCACCACGAGCCCCCCGCCGGACCTGTGCGAGCTCGCCCGTGACGCCGCCGCCGGGCTCGGGGTCCACGACGGCGCCGTCGCGGTGTGCGAGGCGCTGCGCGGGGAGATGGAGTACGTACCGGGCGTCACCGGCGTCCACACCCGCGCCGCGGAGGCGTGGGAGGCACGCAAGGGGGTGTGCCAGGACATCGTCCACCTCGCCGTGGGCACCCTGCGGTCGCTGGGCATCCCCGCCCGTTACGTCTCGGGCTACCTCCACCCGCTCGCCGGCGCCGGGACCGGCGAGGTGGCCGTCGGGCAGTCCCACGCGTGGGTGGAGTTCTGGTCGGGCGACTGGTACGGCTTCGACCCCACCAACCGCATCGACGTCGGGCCGCACCACGTGCTCGTGGCGCGCGGCCGGGAGTACCGGGACGTCCCGCCGGTGCGGGGGGTGTTCTCGGGCGGGGGCCGGTCCACCCAGCACGTCGAGGTCCTCATGACGCTCGAGGAGTGA
- a CDS encoding type II toxin-antitoxin system PemK/MazF family toxin: MNPMLRRALGAAGDAAARVLQDYLRRPRRAGPGPSRRRPVPGAGPRGSSSPAATVGEQQVEAGSRDTVEYDVARLGLPDLAYAPQADDQPDPGEVVWTWVPYDDDPDQGKDRPVLVLAQEGAGLVVAQMSSKDHDRDAADEARWGRRWIDVGSGGWDSRGRPSEVRLDRLLWVDPGAVRREGAGLPRERYDAVVAALRALHG; the protein is encoded by the coding sequence ATGAACCCCATGCTCCGCCGTGCGCTCGGCGCCGCCGGCGACGCCGCCGCCCGCGTGCTCCAGGACTACCTTCGCCGGCCGCGGCGGGCAGGCCCGGGGCCGAGCCGCCGCCGACCGGTCCCGGGCGCCGGTCCGCGGGGGTCGTCCTCGCCGGCGGCCACCGTCGGGGAGCAGCAGGTCGAGGCGGGCTCGCGCGACACCGTCGAGTACGACGTCGCCCGGCTCGGCCTGCCGGACCTCGCCTACGCGCCGCAGGCCGACGACCAGCCCGACCCGGGCGAGGTCGTGTGGACCTGGGTGCCCTACGACGACGACCCCGACCAGGGCAAGGACCGCCCCGTGCTCGTCCTCGCGCAGGAGGGCGCCGGGCTCGTCGTGGCGCAGATGAGCTCGAAGGACCACGACCGGGACGCGGCGGACGAGGCGCGCTGGGGCCGGCGCTGGATCGACGTCGGGTCCGGCGGGTGGGACTCGCGCGGGCGGCCGTCCGAGGTCCGCCTGGACCGCCTGCTCTGGGTGGACCCGGGCGCGGTGCGCCGCGAGGGCGCCGGCCTGCCGCGCGAGCGCTACGACGCGGTCGTCGCCGCCCTGCGGGCGCTGCACGGCTGA
- the holA gene encoding DNA polymerase III subunit delta produces the protein MPPTRRKPAALTWDQVSLAPVVLVRGTEGLLADRAVDRLLELAKEADPQVEVTTVEAAAYERGQLEMLASPSLFGERRCVVVEGLESMSDPFLDDALAYLRAVPDDVWLVLRHGGGTRGKKLLDAVAAAGHPVVACDPVKRDADKADLVRTDFRRARRRIEPDAVQALVEAVGTDLRELGAATAQLVADTTGTVTTDVVLRYYGGRVEATGFRVADAAVAGRAGEAVALLRHAVATGTGPVPVVAALAMKLRTLAKVAATRGRTGVSVGDLGLAPWQIDRARRELDGWTPEGLAAAITAVAAADAEVKGLGRDPVFAVERAVLRIAAAHR, from the coding sequence GTGCCCCCCACCCGTCGCAAGCCCGCCGCGCTCACCTGGGACCAGGTCTCCCTGGCACCTGTCGTGCTCGTTCGCGGCACGGAGGGGCTCCTTGCCGACCGCGCGGTGGACCGTCTCCTCGAGCTGGCGAAGGAGGCCGACCCGCAGGTGGAGGTCACCACCGTCGAGGCCGCCGCGTACGAGCGCGGGCAGCTCGAGATGCTCGCCAGCCCATCGTTGTTCGGTGAGCGGCGGTGCGTCGTCGTCGAGGGGCTCGAGTCGATGTCCGACCCGTTCCTCGACGACGCCCTCGCCTACCTCCGGGCGGTGCCGGACGACGTCTGGCTCGTGCTGCGGCACGGCGGGGGCACGCGCGGGAAGAAGCTGCTCGACGCCGTCGCGGCGGCCGGGCACCCGGTGGTGGCCTGCGACCCGGTCAAGCGCGACGCCGACAAGGCCGACCTCGTCCGCACCGACTTCCGCCGGGCTCGCCGGCGTATCGAGCCCGACGCCGTCCAGGCGCTCGTCGAGGCCGTCGGGACGGACCTGCGCGAGCTCGGGGCTGCGACCGCCCAGCTGGTCGCCGACACCACCGGCACCGTCACCACCGACGTCGTGCTGCGCTACTACGGCGGGCGGGTCGAGGCGACCGGCTTCCGGGTGGCCGATGCCGCCGTCGCGGGACGGGCGGGGGAGGCGGTCGCCCTGCTGCGCCACGCCGTCGCCACGGGCACCGGCCCCGTCCCGGTGGTCGCGGCCCTGGCCATGAAGCTGCGCACCCTGGCCAAGGTCGCCGCCACCCGGGGCCGGACGGGGGTCTCGGTGGGCGACCTCGGACTCGCGCCGTGGCAGATCGACCGGGCCCGCCGCGAGCTCGACGGCTGGACCCCCGAGGGCCTCGCCGCCGCGATCACCGCCGTCGCCGCGGCCGACGCCGAGGTCAAGGGGCTGGGCCGCGACCCGGTGTTCGCCGTCGAGCGGGCGGTCCTGCGCATCGCGGCCGCGCACCGCTGA
- the lepA gene encoding translation elongation factor 4, whose amino-acid sequence MSPIPSPALSAQISPAGTPPELLRNFSIIAHIDHGKSTLADRMLQLTGVVDSRAMRAQYLDRMDIERERGITIKSQAVRMPWQVGDQAYALNMIDTPGHVDFSYEVNRSLAACEGAVLLVDAAQGIEAQTLANLYMAMENDLTIIPVLNKIDLPAAQPEKYAEELAGLIGGEPEDCLRVSGKTGEGVLELLDRIVRDIPAPVGDADAPSRAMIFDSVYDTYRGVITYVRVIDGHLSPRERIQMMSTRATHELLEIGVISPEPIPSQGLGVGEVGYLITGVKDVRQSKVGDTVTNLSKPAAHALGGYREPKPMVFSGLYPIDGSDYPVLRDALDKLKLNDAALVYEPETSVALGFGFRCGFLGLLHLEIVRERLEREFDLALISTAPNVSYDVVAEDGGQVRVTNPSEFPEGKISQIREPVVKATILAPSEFVGTIMELTQSRRGTLLGMDYLSPERVELRYTLPLAEIVGDFFDQLKSKTRGYASLDYEPSGDQEADLVKVDILLNHEQVDAFSAIVHRDKAYTYGVTMAEKLKELIPRQQFEVPIQAAVGARVIARETIRALRKDMLAKCYGGDITRKRKLLEKQKEGKKRMKNIGRVEVPQEAFIAALTSDAPTGKK is encoded by the coding sequence TTGTCACCGATCCCCAGCCCGGCACTGTCGGCGCAGATCAGCCCGGCGGGCACGCCGCCGGAGCTGCTGCGCAACTTCAGCATCATCGCCCACATCGACCACGGGAAGTCGACGCTGGCGGACCGGATGCTCCAGCTGACCGGCGTGGTGGACTCGCGGGCGATGCGTGCCCAGTACCTCGACCGCATGGACATCGAGCGTGAGCGCGGCATCACCATCAAGTCCCAGGCCGTGCGGATGCCCTGGCAGGTGGGCGACCAGGCCTACGCGCTGAACATGATCGACACCCCCGGGCACGTCGACTTCTCCTACGAGGTCAACAGGTCCCTCGCGGCGTGCGAGGGCGCCGTCCTCCTCGTCGACGCCGCCCAGGGCATCGAGGCCCAGACCCTGGCCAACCTCTACATGGCCATGGAGAACGACCTCACGATCATCCCCGTCCTCAACAAGATCGACCTGCCGGCCGCGCAGCCGGAGAAGTACGCCGAGGAGCTCGCCGGCCTCATCGGTGGCGAGCCGGAGGACTGCCTGCGGGTCTCGGGCAAGACCGGGGAGGGGGTGCTGGAGCTCCTCGACCGTATCGTGCGGGACATCCCGGCACCGGTCGGTGACGCCGACGCGCCGTCCCGAGCCATGATCTTCGACTCCGTCTACGACACCTACCGCGGCGTCATCACCTACGTCCGGGTCATCGACGGCCACCTCAGCCCGCGCGAGCGCATCCAGATGATGTCGACGCGGGCCACCCACGAGCTCCTCGAGATCGGCGTCATCTCCCCCGAGCCCATCCCGTCGCAGGGGCTGGGCGTCGGCGAGGTGGGCTACCTCATCACGGGCGTGAAGGACGTGCGCCAGTCCAAGGTCGGCGACACGGTGACGAACCTGTCCAAGCCGGCCGCGCACGCCCTGGGCGGCTACCGCGAGCCCAAGCCGATGGTGTTCTCCGGCCTCTACCCGATCGACGGCTCGGACTACCCCGTGCTCCGCGACGCCCTGGACAAGCTCAAGCTCAACGACGCCGCCCTCGTCTACGAGCCCGAGACCTCCGTGGCGCTCGGCTTCGGGTTCCGCTGCGGCTTCCTGGGTCTGCTGCACCTGGAGATCGTCCGGGAGCGGCTCGAGCGCGAGTTCGACCTGGCCCTGATCTCCACCGCGCCGAACGTCTCCTACGACGTCGTCGCCGAGGACGGCGGCCAGGTGCGGGTGACCAACCCCAGCGAGTTCCCCGAGGGGAAGATCAGCCAGATCCGTGAGCCGGTCGTCAAGGCCACGATCCTGGCACCGAGCGAGTTCGTCGGCACGATCATGGAGCTGACGCAGAGCCGGCGCGGCACCCTCCTGGGCATGGACTACCTCTCCCCGGAGCGCGTCGAGCTGCGCTACACCCTGCCGCTGGCCGAGATCGTCGGGGACTTCTTCGACCAGCTCAAGTCCAAGACCCGCGGCTACGCCTCGCTGGACTACGAGCCCTCCGGCGACCAGGAGGCCGACCTCGTCAAGGTCGACATCCTCCTCAACCACGAGCAGGTCGACGCGTTCTCGGCGATCGTCCACCGGGACAAGGCCTACACCTACGGCGTGACGATGGCCGAGAAGCTCAAGGAGCTCATCCCGCGGCAGCAGTTCGAGGTGCCGATCCAGGCCGCGGTGGGCGCGCGCGTCATCGCCCGCGAGACCATCCGCGCCCTGCGCAAGGACATGCTCGCCAAGTGCTACGGCGGTGACATCACCCGCAAGCGCAAGCTCCTGGAGAAGCAGAAGGAGGGCAAGAAGCGCATGAAGAACATCGGTCGGGTCGAGGTCCCGCAGGAGGCCTTCATCGCCGCCCTCACCTCGGACGCGCCCACGGGCAAGAAGTAG
- a CDS encoding glycosyltransferase — protein sequence MGRLAPEKRTERLRGVAAPDGVRLVVVGDGPSRPALERQLRGTATTFLGRLDGDELADAYAALDVFVHTGTHETFDQTLQEAMASGVPVVAPAAGGPLDVVAEGETGYLYAPEDDAALARAVRVLAADPAMRARMGEAGRRRVLPRSWEALGDALLGHYRAVVAAAARGRGTPSDVPVR from the coding sequence GTGGGACGGCTCGCCCCGGAGAAGCGCACGGAGCGGCTCCGGGGCGTGGCGGCGCCGGACGGGGTGCGGCTCGTGGTCGTCGGCGACGGACCCTCACGGCCGGCGCTCGAGCGACAGCTGCGGGGGACGGCCACGACGTTCCTCGGCCGACTCGACGGCGACGAGCTCGCCGACGCCTACGCCGCGCTGGACGTCTTCGTCCACACCGGCACCCACGAGACCTTCGACCAGACGCTCCAGGAGGCGATGGCCTCCGGTGTGCCGGTGGTCGCGCCGGCGGCCGGTGGACCTTTGGACGTCGTCGCCGAGGGGGAGACCGGTTACCTCTACGCCCCGGAGGACGACGCCGCCCTCGCCCGGGCGGTGCGGGTCCTCGCCGCCGACCCGGCGATGCGCGCACGCATGGGCGAGGCGGGGCGCCGCCGGGTCCTGCCGCGCTCGTGGGAGGCCCTCGGCGACGCGCTGCTCGGGCACTACCGGGCCGTCGTGGCTGCGGCGGCGCGTGGTCGCGGCACGCCGTCCGACGTGCCGGTGCGGTGA